Sequence from the bacterium genome:
AGAGTTCTCTTCTTGGGATCCATTGTCGTCTCCCATAATTGAATAGGATTCATCTCTCCCAACCCTTTATATCTCTGTATATTGATCCCTTTTTTTCCCAGATTCTTTACCACCTCCAGCAGCTCATCAAAACTGTGCACATTGAACTCTTCTCCATTACATCTTATTCTATTTATGACTTCCTTGCCACTCTCCTTGCCATACCGGGAAATGTCCAGACCTGTCTTTTCCAGGTTAGCTACAACCTCTTTTATCTTTTTCAACTCCCAGAGGTCCTTCACTTCCGGCCTTTCCTCCTCGCTGGGTGGAGCCTTCTCTTTATTCTTACTCTTCTCCTTCTCCGTAAGCTCTTTGCGGAAACTTTTCAACTCTTTCTCTGAATATAAGTACTTCTCCTTAAGCGAAACCCCCTTCCCCTTAGTCTCTATTACAGAATAAAGAGGAAGCCTGCCTGATTTATTGAGTTCTAAAAAATTTTCCCAGGTAATTCCTTTCTTTCCCGCTTTCTTAAGGAGCCTTTCCATCTCTATTAGTCCCTGGAGAATCTGTTTAATCTTTTCTTCTTCATATTTTAAGATTTCTTTGCCATCCTTTAATTTAAAAAGCCGGATACCTTGCATACCCTGGCGTAAAAGGTATCTATCCAGTTCATCATCCCCCCCTAAATACATCTCCTGTTTCCCTTTTTTTACCCTATAAAGGGGTGGTTGGGCTATGTATACATAACCATTCTCAATCAAAAGGCGCATCTGCCGATAGAAAAAGGTCAAAAGCAGAGTGCGGATATGTGCCCCATCAACGTCAGCATCAGTCATAAGAATGATCTTATGGTAGCGGGCTTTTGCCAGGGCAAACTCCTCTTCGCCAATGCCGCTTCCTACAGCAGCAATTATTGTCCGAATCTCCTCATTGGAGAGCACTTTATCTAACCGCGCCTTCTCCACATTTAGTATTTTCCCTTTTAAGGGAAGGATAGCCTGGAAAGCCCTATCCCTCCCCTGCTTTGCACTTCCTCCAGCAGAATCGCCTTCAACTATATATAATTCACACAATGAGGGGTCTCTCTCTATGCAATCGGCCAATTTCCCGGGCAGAGAAGCACTATCCAGTGCCCCTTTTCTCCTGGTCAGTTCACGCGCCTTTCTGGCGGCTTCCCTGGCTCGTGTTGCAGTGATCGATTTTTCTACAATCTTATTAGCAATAGAAGGATTCTCTTCCCAAAAAGCGCTCAGGTATTCGCCAACT
This genomic interval carries:
- the gyrB gene encoding DNA topoisomerase (ATP-hydrolyzing) subunit B, translated to MVSGKSEYTADKIQVLEGLESVQKRPAMYIGTTGPMGLHHLVEEAVDNSIDEVLAGYCKNIDVTIRQDNSICVMDDGRGIPVDIHLREKKPAVEVIMTKLFAGAKFDKKAYKASGGLHGVGISVVNALSEWLEVEVYRDGNIYKQLYHRGKPDYNLKVVGPTDDRGTKITFKPDPNVFTESVTFNFDILSHRLRELAFLNPGTTINIYDEREDKQHSFCYEGGITSFVNYLNANKNVLHKKPIYFSREKEGVNAEIALQYNDSYTENIFTFANNINTKEGGTHLIGFKTSLTRVINDYIRRNAALKDKQVSLSGEDVREGLTAVISVKVPEPQFEGQTKTRLGNSEVKGIVESIVGEYLSAFWEENPSIANKIVEKSITATRAREAARKARELTRRKGALDSASLPGKLADCIERDPSLCELYIVEGDSAGGSAKQGRDRAFQAILPLKGKILNVEKARLDKVLSNEEIRTIIAAVGSGIGEEEFALAKARYHKIILMTDADVDGAHIRTLLLTFFYRQMRLLIENGYVYIAQPPLYRVKKGKQEMYLGGDDELDRYLLRQGMQGIRLFKLKDGKEILKYEEEKIKQILQGLIEMERLLKKAGKKGITWENFLELNKSGRLPLYSVIETKGKGVSLKEKYLYSEKELKSFRKELTEKEKSKNKEKAPPSEEERPEVKDLWELKKIKEVVANLEKTGLDISRYGKESGKEVINRIRCNGEEFNVHSFDELLEVVKNLGKKGINIQRYKGLGEMNPIQLWETTMDPKKRTLLQVQLEDVVEADRIFTALMGDKVEPRKNFIQTYAPEVRNLDI